DNA from Paenibacillus sp. JQZ6Y-1:
TTGATACGATTGTGATGGTCGGGATTTTTGCGGCGATGTCGATTCCGTCGTTTTTTATCGGTTTGTTTCTGATCAAGATTCTGGCGGTAGACTGGAAATGGCTGCCGCCCGGTGGAATGGTCACGACGGGTAGCAATGCGACTGGTATGGCGTACTTTGTGGAAGTGCTGAATCATATGACACTGCCCGTGATCGTGATGACGCTGCTAGGTGTAGGGTCGCTGACCCGATATTTCCGCAGCAATATGATTGATGTGATCAAGCAGGATTATATCCGAACTGCGCGTGCTAAGGGGCTAAGCGAGCGACGGGTGCTGTTCAAGCACGCGCTGCGCAATGCGCTATTGCCTGCGATTACGCTGGTTGGCTTTGAGCTACCCGCGCTGTTCGGGGGTTCACTGATTATTGAACGGATTTTCAATTGGCCCGGAATTGGGCAGCTGTATATGCAGTCCTTTACGGTGCGCGATTATCCGCTATTGATGGGCTTTACGATGTTTATTGCCGTACTGACGGTGATCGGTACGTTGCTGTCGGATATTTTGTATCATGTGGCAGATCCACGGGTGAAGCTGTAGATGAGCAGGCTCCGGCAGGCAAGCACAAGGCACAGGAAGGATGGGGAATCTATGCCCTCGGTGCAGGTAGAATTGACGGGAGCAGCAGCGCGTAAACCGGCTGCTCGCTCGTCATTATGGCGACAATCCATTCGCAAGCTGGTCAAAAACCGACTGGCAGTAGCGGGCTTTGTCGTGGTGGTATTGATGTTTTTGGTTTGTTTTATCGGTCCCTTATTTTCTCCGTATACAGATGGCAAAGTGAATATGCGGATGATGAATCATGCGCCAAGTGCGCAGCACTGGCTCGGTACAGATAAGCTGGGGCGGGATGTGCTGACTCGTGTGATGCAGGCGGGACGGATCTCGCTCACGGTCGGCATTGCCTCGATGTTTCTATCCGTCTTTATCGGGACGCTGCTCGGTGCGATTGCGGGATATTATCGTGGGATTGTCGATCAGATTATTATGCGGATTGCTGATCTGCTGCTGACAATTCCTAGTTTGCCGCTGTTGTTTATTTTTGGTGCGTTGTTGTCAGAGTGGAAGGTGCCGACGGATTATCGGATGTATATCGTTATGCTTATTTTGAGCTTTGTCGGGTGGCCGTCGCTGGCACGTATGATTCGCGGGCAGCTGTTATCGCTGCGGGAGCGTGAATTCATGCAGGCGACGACGGTACTGGGATTGCGCGATCGGCGCAAGCTGGTGCATCATCTGCTGCCCAATCTAGTGCCGCTGCTGATCGTGATTGCGACGCTGAATATCGGCGGCGCGATTCTGAGTGAATCGGTGCTAAGCTTCTTCGGGCTAGGCGTAATGCCGCCGACACCAACATGGGGCAATATGATCGATACGGCGAACAATATGATTGATTTTCAGGAGCGTCCGTGGCTGTGGGTGCCGCCCGGATTTTCTATTTTTATTACGGTGATTGCGATTAATATTTTTGGGGATGGGCTGCGGGATGTACTTGATCCGAAGCAGAGAAAGTAGGTGGACAGCATGAGTGACAGTGTATTGCGGATTCGCAATCTGCAAACTCAATTTCGCACAGATGAAGGCATCGTGCGGGCGGTGGACGATGTTAGCCTGCGGGTGAAGCCGGGCGAGATTGTCTGTATCGTTGGTGAATCGGGCTGCGGCAAAAGTATTACTGCCTTGTCGGTGATGGGTCTGGTTGAGGAACCGGCAGGACAGGTTGCCGGTGGTTCTATCGAATTTGAAGGACAGGATTTGTTGCAATGCAGCAAGCATCATCTGCGCGCCATTCGTGGCAATGAGATCTCGATGATCTTTCAAGAGCCGATGTCCTCGCTCAATCCGGTCTTGACGATTGGTGAGCAGCTGACCGAGCCGCTGATGGTGCATGGCGGGCTGAAACGCAAAGCAGCCAATCAACGTGCGCTGGAGCTGATCAGCGAGGTGGGCATTTCACGTCCAGAGCAGATTGTACGCTCGTACCCGCATGAACTGAGCGGTGGCATGCTACAGCGGATTATGATCGCAATTGCGATCTCCTGCCAGCCGAAGCTGCTGATCGCTGATGAGCCAACCACAGCGCTCGATGTTACGATTCAGGCACAGATTCTGGATACGATGCGCCGACTGCGCGACGAAACGGGCATGTCGATTCTGCTGATCACTCATGATCTGGGTGTTG
Protein-coding regions in this window:
- a CDS encoding ABC transporter permease encodes the protein MGAYLIRRLSYTVFILLAASLLIFALYAMTPGDFISGNIKLSPERKAELRELYGLNKPLLERYAAWMNQAFHGNFGYSLDKQMPVLTLFNQYIWNSFLLAAVSTFLTWVIAVIVGVVAAYRQYSWFDTIVMVGIFAAMSIPSFFIGLFLIKILAVDWKWLPPGGMVTTGSNATGMAYFVEVLNHMTLPVIVMTLLGVGSLTRYFRSNMIDVIKQDYIRTARAKGLSERRVLFKHALRNALLPAITLVGFELPALFGGSLIIERIFNWPGIGQLYMQSFTVRDYPLLMGFTMFIAVLTVIGTLLSDILYHVADPRVKL
- the opp4C gene encoding oligopeptide ABC transporter permease; the encoded protein is MPSVQVELTGAAARKPAARSSLWRQSIRKLVKNRLAVAGFVVVVLMFLVCFIGPLFSPYTDGKVNMRMMNHAPSAQHWLGTDKLGRDVLTRVMQAGRISLTVGIASMFLSVFIGTLLGAIAGYYRGIVDQIIMRIADLLLTIPSLPLLFIFGALLSEWKVPTDYRMYIVMLILSFVGWPSLARMIRGQLLSLREREFMQATTVLGLRDRRKLVHHLLPNLVPLLIVIATLNIGGAILSESVLSFFGLGVMPPTPTWGNMIDTANNMIDFQERPWLWVPPGFSIFITVIAINIFGDGLRDVLDPKQRK
- a CDS encoding ABC transporter ATP-binding protein, encoding MSDSVLRIRNLQTQFRTDEGIVRAVDDVSLRVKPGEIVCIVGESGCGKSITALSVMGLVEEPAGQVAGGSIEFEGQDLLQCSKHHLRAIRGNEISMIFQEPMSSLNPVLTIGEQLTEPLMVHGGLKRKAANQRALELISEVGISRPEQIVRSYPHELSGGMLQRIMIAIAISCQPKLLIADEPTTALDVTIQAQILDTMRRLRDETGMSILLITHDLGVVAEMADYVVVMYSGKVVEEGDVVELFEQPRHPYTQGLLRSKPVIHQRKESLYSIPGYVPNPLELKESCYFHERCEHCMDICRNQQPPLRKLDNGQKTACWLYEKEVAAHV